In Oreochromis aureus strain Israel breed Guangdong linkage group 15, ZZ_aureus, whole genome shotgun sequence, a single genomic region encodes these proteins:
- the LOC116318425 gene encoding transcription factor jun-D, with translation MMKKDINLSLADDADLKPHLRDAESILSSPDLGLLKLASPELERLIIQSNGMVTTTPTSSQFLYPKTVTDEQEFAEGFVKALEDLHKQNQLNGGAPPSSTLDLGANIAPVTVQPDLPVYTNLNSYGSGPLGTTVNYTTDTVPFPPPPSHHLGAAPPQPELSRVQPLKEEPQTVPDVQSFGESPPLSPIDMDSQERIKAERKRLRNRIAASKCRRRKLERISRLEDKVKTLKTQNTDLASTASLLREQVAQLKQKVLTHVNSGCQLLPHEVQVH, from the coding sequence ATGATGAAGAAGGATATTAACTTGAGCTTGGCGGACGACGCAGACCTCAAACCGCACCTCCGCGACGCTGAGAGCATCCTCAGCTCCCCGGACCTTGGGCTGCTCAAGCTGGCCTCTCCGGAGCTGGAAAGGCTAATCATCCAGTCCAACGGAATGGTCACCACGACTCCGACCAGCTCCCAGTTCCTCTACCCGAAGACGGTGACGGACGAGCAGGAGTTCGCCGAGGGCTTCGTGAAGGCGCTGGAGGATTTACACAAGCAGAACCAGCTGAACGGAGGCGCGCCGCCCAGCAGCACCCTGGATCTTGGGGCTAACATCGCCCCGGTCACCGTGCAGCCGGATCTACCGGTGTACACGAACCTGAACAGTTACGGCAGTGGGCCGCTGGGAACCACTGTCAACTACACCACGGACACGGTCCCTTTCCCGCCTCCTCCGTCACATCATTTAGGGGCAGCCCCGCCGCAGCCAGAGCTGTCTCGGGTCCAGCCGCTGAAGGAGGAGCCTCAGACGGTCCCCGACGTTCAGAGCTTCGGAGAGAGCCCGCCGCTCTCTCCGATCGACATGGACTCTCAGGAACGCATCAAAGCCGAGAGGAAGAGGCTCAGGAACCGAATCGCAGCCTCCAAGTGTCGGAGGCGCAAACTGGAGCGCATCTCCAGGCTTGAGGACAAGGTCAAAACGCTGAAAACCCAAAACACCGACCTGGCCTCGACAGCTAGCCTGCTGAGGGAGCAAGTGGCCCAGCTGAAGCAGAAGGTGCTCACCCATGTGAACAGCGGTTGCCAGCTGCTGCCACACGAGGTTCAAGTGCACTAG